A window of the SAR324 cluster bacterium genome harbors these coding sequences:
- a CDS encoding HisA/HisF-related TIM barrel protein, with protein ALEWAQEASDRGAGEILLTSMDADGHKDGFDNPLNSKVSTMLSISVIASGGGGTLEHFRDAIQLGKADAVLAASVFHYGTYTVSEVKQFLRTSGIPVRL; from the coding sequence GCTCTGGAGTGGGCCCAAGAAGCATCGGATCGTGGTGCAGGTGAAATTCTATTGACGAGCATGGATGCTGATGGCCACAAGGATGGCTTTGACAATCCACTCAACTCAAAGGTTAGCACCATGCTCTCTATCTCCGTAATTGCTTCAGGGGGCGGCGGGACACTAGAACACTTTCGAGATGCAATCCAGTTGGGTAAAGCGGATGCAGTCCTGGCAGCTTCTGTCTTTCATTATGGGACCTATACTGTGTCCGAGGTGAAACAATTCTTGCGGACCTCCGGAATTCCTGTCAGGTTGTGA